GTAGCAATTATGTGGAAAGAATATGACAAGTCCTTTGGCAAGAATTGAATCGTATCCTCATGAAGCTAAACGCCTAATTGGAATTAGTTATGACCATTTTTTAGCATTGGTCGGCCTGGCAGAGCAAAGGCATATAGAAAAACAGGCAGAAATTGAAAAAAAGAAAATTCGGATTATCGCTCCTGGAGGCGGGCGTAAACCAGAAATGTCAGCCAAAGAAGGAATATGCTTATGTCTAGTTTACCTGAGACAAAAACCAATTTTTGAGATTTTAGGGTTGCTGTTTAACATTTCCAAAACTAAAGCCAATGATGCCTTCAATTATTGGGTAGATATTTTGCGAGATATTTTACCAGCATCTCAAATAGAAGAAGTATCAACAGATAGTCAAAAATATCAAGAATTACAGCGAATGCTGTCTGAATACGAATTAATTGTCGATAGCACTGAACAACCTACAGCAAGACCTGTAGACTATCAAGAGCAAAAACGATACTACTCTGGCAAGAAAAAAATGCACACTCTGAAAAATCAATTTATTGTTCTACCTGGAGGGGAAGATATTGTCGATGTCCGTGTCGGAATGTTAGGGAAAACAAGCGATATTAATTTATTTCGAGAAACCCGCCATAAATTTACTGACACGCAACAGTTTCTCGGCGATAAAGCTTATATAGGAGATGATGCCATTACCACCCCTCATAAGAAACGAAAAAATACAGAAATCTCGGAATTACAAAAACAAGAGAATAAAGAACTTTCGTCACGCCGAATCGCTGTTGAACACATGATATGTCGGGTAAAAATATTTCGAGTAGCCAGTGATAGATTCCGTCTAGCTCGACATCGATATAATCAGGTAATTCTGGCTGTTTGTGGGCTGGTAAGATTAAGAATTAATCGGTTATTTTCTGTTACTCTTAGTACTTAATTTGCTATTTGTAAATTCATTTATTCTGATTCTACGTTTTTGCTCTAATTCCATTTTTTTCTCTCTCAATGCCTTCAAACCCTTATTTCCTCGTACAGCCAGATGGCGATCGCTCCTTCCGTGCAAATCCTTGTAACTCTCTCCTGGTAAGCTTTCATCCCACATTCCGCAGGTTAGTTAAGAAAGAAGATAATATTTTCGACAAGGAGCGCCAAAAAACTGAAGAATCCATTGCCTTTCATGGGTTAAGTTGGCAATTTGCTTGATTTGGGAGACGGTAACCAAATGAATTGACATAAAACATTGGAACACCCAACGTAAGGTGGGAGTAGAAGTTGGTTTACCCAACTGATTATCAATAGTTTTTTTTGCCCGTTCTAAGGCTTGACGTAAAGCTCTTTGACCCAGACTATAAACAAGCAAGCACAAACCCATAATCATTGCTAATGCGGCAACTCGCTCAGTCGAATTGAGAAAGACACTGGAAGTAAAAAATAAAGGGTCTTTGAGAAATCGGAAACCACGCTCAGTAGACTGCTGTGCCTTATATTCACGTAAAACATCTTCATCGCTGAGTTCTTCGGCATCGAGGACATTGGTCGCTAAAATAAATCTTCCAGCGCGTTTGGTTTCGATGGCGATGGCTATTTCCTTGGGTTCTAGCGTGGCATCGACTTGGTAGTAAAAGGTAGGGGCAGCATCCTTACTGGGTCTACCACGTCCAGTATGTTTTTTTACTTCCTTAACCTGGATATTAGCCAGTTGGTGTAAGGGCAACTTAGAACTGAGCCGTTGTGCCGCAATCAGAGCATCTTTTGAGCAAGCAAATTCTTGGTTTGACAACTGCCGAAGTTCGGATTGGGCAACTGATAACTTTTTAATTAAACGTTTTTCCAACTGCTTGAGGTCAGCTTCTTTTCTGGCTTGACTTTCGTTAGTCCCGCCTCATATAATTGGTCCAATACTCGACCCAAACGGTCATCGTTTAAGTGTTCTGGACGTATTCCTTCTCCTAAAAGATGCTCGGTAGCTTTGCCTACGAAAAACTTTTCAAACAAATATAACGGCGCACTCACGAATCCTAATCCGTTTAAAATCATTGCTTTTACAACTTGACCTGCACTGATGATTTCTTGAGAGTGAGTTCCCAGCAGTCGGTTAATTTGTTCTACTAAATTCATCTCATCACAGATGCCTGCGACTATGCCGCAGTGGTCAATATCCTGTACCCTGATATTTAATGATGCTGTCATGCTTCTAAAATGCAGCATTTAGGTCATTTTCAAAAATACAGCATTTACGAGCGCACCTGCGGAATCTGGGTTTCATGATTCGCGGATGAGTCTATTGGACTCAACAGCCTGAGTTTTTGGATCAGGAGTTACAACAGGTAGTGCGTGATGCGGAACTTGGAGAGCGGCTGGCAGATAAACTGGTGAAAATATACCGAACTGATGGCGAAGAATCCTGGATACTTGTGCATCTGGAAATTCAAAGTCAAGAAGAAAGCAACTTTGCAGCTAGGATGTTTACCTACAACTACCGCATATATGACAGATACAAGCGATCTGTTGCATCCTTAGCAGTTTTAGGTGATGAGCGTTCAAACTGGCGACCGAATCAATTTGGTTACAACCTTTTTGGCTGTACGGTTGAGTTCACATTTCCAATTGTCAAGTTGTTAGACTATCAACAACGTCAATCAGAATTAGAAGCCAGCCGAAACCCTTTGGCGACTGTAGTGATGGCACATCTAAAGGCGATGGAGACACGCGATGATAGAATAGAGCGCAAGCAACAGAAATTGGTTTTAGTGCGTAGATTGTACGAACAAGGCTTAAGACGGGAAGATGTTATTAACTTATTCGGTTTCATTGACTGGATGATGACTCTACCAGCGCAACTAGAGGAAGAGTTTTGGCAAGAATATCGTGATTTTGAGGAGTCTTTAAGTATGCAGTATGTTACTTCTGTTGAACGATTTGGTATTGAAAAAGGTAAGCTTGAAGCTTTGTTAAAAGGTATAGCCTTGGGATTAAAGCTCAAATTTGGAAAATCGGGTCAAGATTTATTCCCTGAAATCGAATCTATCCAAGATGTAAGCTTGCTAGAAGCCATCTTGGAGGGGATAGATACAGCGAGTACTGTCTCACAATTGCGTCAAATTTACCAGTAGCACATAATAGATACGCAATCCAGTTGTTTGATCTGCACCACTAAGGGTCATTTAGTTTCAGGCAATTGATGTGAGTGAGTCCTTTGGAGATACTGACCTTCAGGTAAGGGACTAAAATGAAAAGTAGTAGAAGTGACTGAATCGTTCGCTTGAGAAAAAACACTTATAGTGTGGCAATGTCCAAAAATAAATCAGCCAAAAAACAAAAATCAAATGGATTCGACAGCCAATTTCAACAATTAAGGATTGGGCAATTTTATGGCTTAATGTCCCAAAAATTGGGGTAGGTTGCGTTGTGATTAATTATTTAGCTCACCCAGCAACAGGTGATTTGTTCAAAGTAGCAACCTACGCATTACCGACTAGTAATGATTTACTGCCAATGGATAGAATTGTTGTGGCTGGACTTAACCCAAAAGAATCTATCGCATACGTCCGCTTAATTAGCATCCAGTCAGAATCGGTTTTAGCTGTCACACACATGAGCGCCCCAATTATGGATGAGGTTGTAAAT
This window of the Nostoc sp. ATCC 53789 genome carries:
- a CDS encoding transposase family protein, which produces MTSPLARIESYPHEAKRLIGISYDHFLALVGLAEQRHIEKQAEIEKKKIRIIAPGGGRKPEMSAKEGICLCLVYLRQKPIFEILGLLFNISKTKANDAFNYWVDILRDILPASQIEEVSTDSQKYQELQRMLSEYELIVDSTEQPTARPVDYQEQKRYYSGKKKMHTLKNQFIVLPGGEDIVDVRVGMLGKTSDINLFRETRHKFTDTQQFLGDKAYIGDDAITTPHKKRKNTEISELQKQENKELSSRRIAVEHMICRVKIFRVASDRFRLARHRYNQVILAVCGLVRLRINRLFSVTLST
- a CDS encoding Rpn family recombination-promoting nuclease/putative transposase encodes the protein MDQELQQVVRDAELGERLADKLVKIYRTDGEESWILVHLEIQSQEESNFAARMFTYNYRIYDRYKRSVASLAVLGDERSNWRPNQFGYNLFGCTVEFTFPIVKLLDYQQRQSELEASRNPLATVVMAHLKAMETRDDRIERKQQKLVLVRRLYEQGLRREDVINLFGFIDWMMTLPAQLEEEFWQEYRDFEESLSMQYVTSVERFGIEKGKLEALLKGIALGLKLKFGKSGQDLFPEIESIQDVSLLEAILEGIDTASTVSQLRQIYQ